In the Candidatus Melainabacteria bacterium RIFOXYA2_FULL_32_9 genome, TGTCCCAGAAATTATGATGGGTAAAGACGCTTTAATTTAATTCTTGCATCTTTAGTTCTAAACCTCCAATTTACGCCTATTTCATCGTTATTACGATCTTTTGTCCAAGTTTGTATTTCTTTTTGTAATTTTTCGAAATTTGGGATTCTTGTATTAATGCATTATTTTGATATAACTGAAAGCTCTATTTCAGCAATATTAAGCCAGCTTCCATGTACTGGAATGAATTTCAAATCTTTTGATGATTCGTCGAGCTTCTTCTGGAGGATAAAATTCATAAAGGATAGAGAGTTTATGCGTGTTTAAATTATCCATTACAAGCTTTATTGTTTTAGATTCAGGATAATATTTATCAGATAAATCCTTTAATAGCACTGCAAAATCTTTTTTCGTTCTTCTCTCAGTTACTTTACAATCACGATAACCATTAAAAGGCTCTGCAATCATAAAAATATTACAAGTACCATTTCTTTGATACTCGTAATCTTCCTTTTTAGACTTTCCTGCTTTCATTTTTACAGGTTCAATCTTATTGTCTAAAAGTTGATATGGCTTTTCATCAACACATATAACTGGCTTCTCAGGATCATATTCTGATTCATAAAGATCAAGAACATCTTCCATTCTACATACGAACTCTGCATCGGCCTTTGGTATACACCATTGTTTCTTTAGCCACGGCTTGATCTTATTTTTTTTAACGTACGTTGTACTGTTGATTTGGAAATATCAAGTTCTACAATTCTATCTGCTAAAAGTCTTACTGTCCATTCTGATCTACCTTCTGGAGCATTTGAACATGCTGTTGCTATGATTAATGCTTCTCCTCGTCCATCGATCTTTTTTGGTGCTCCTGATCTTGGTTTTTCTTCTAATGATCTTTCCAACCCTTCTAATACGAATCTTTTTCTAATTCTTTCAACTGTACCGCTTGACACCCTAACTATTTCCATTATCTCTTTATCTTTTTTGCCTTCGTCTGCAAGCAAAAGAATATTTGCTCTCTTGATTTTTCTTGCGGAATCTTTTCCTTTGTTTGTTAATTTAACTAAAAGCTTTCTCTGCTCTTCACTTAGCTTTATTTCATGTTTTTTCATCACTAATTCCCTCGCCTTGTTTTTTTTAAGACGAATTTTCTTTATTATTGTTCTTTAAAATTTTTGGGACATTCCACTAGCACTGGAATTATTTATCAAAAAATAAATTTTATTCATATAACAATTTGGATTGTTATAAAATAAATGGTGATAGAAAAAGGAATATTTTATGCGAATATTATTTCTTCACCGTAATTTCCCAGCTCAATTCAAACATTTAATAAATTATTTTACCCAGAATCCTGATAATCAAGTGGTTTTTATAACCGGCAGAAAAGAGGATAGCCTTCCTGGTGTAACAAAACTGGCTTATAATCTATCAAGAAAAGTACCCGATAATGCACATCGTTATTTAAGGTTTTTTGAAGAATCAATACTTCACGGTCAAGCAAGTGCACAAGCAGCATTATCTTTAAAAAATCAAGGTTTTATACCAGATATTATAATTGGCCATTCCTGGGGAAATACTTTATTTATAAAAGATGTTTTTCCGGATACCCCTGTTTTATGTTATCTTGAATGGTTTTATCGTGCATATGGATCAGATGTAGATTTTGAAAAGCAGGGACCTTTACCCGTAAACCTTGAGGCCTTATTAAGAGTAAAAAATTCACACATACTCATAGATTTATATAGCTGTGATCATGGAATTTCTCCAACAAAATGGCAACACAGCCAATTTCCTCCTGAATACCATGATAAGATTAGCATTATTCACGATGGAATAAATACAGACCATCTAAAACCTGACCCTGAAGCTAAACTGGTTATACCTCATTTAAACCTGGATTTATCAGAAGTGAAAGAGATTATCACATATGTATCAAGAGGACTAGAGCCCTATCGTGGTTTTCATAAATTTATGGAAGCGGTTCCTCATATACTAGAGCGCAGACCCAACGCTCACATTGTAATTGTCGGTGAAGACCGTGTATATTATGGAAGTTCTCTACCTAATAACAAAACATACAAGCAGGAAATGCTAGAAAAAATATCCTTTGACACTTCCAGGGTTCATTTTACAGGGCGTATTTCATATGATATATATTTAAAAGTATTACAAGCATCTTCAGCCCATATTTACCTGACATACCCGTTTGTATTATCCTGGTCAATGCTCGAAGCTATGTCAGCAGGATGTTTAGTGATCGGATCCAATACTCCTCCTGTCACAGAAGTAATCAAAGATGGAGAAAATGGATTATTAGTGGACTTTTTCTCCCCACAGGAAATTGCAGAACGAATTGATGAAGTTCTCAATCATCCTGACCAGATGAAAGAAATCAGAATTAAAGCCAGAGAAACAATTCTGGAACAGTATGACCTAAAAAAACTGTTACCAAAACAAATTGAATTAATCAATGATCTGACAGAAAATTCCAAACTTAGTATGAAAAATAAATCATACACATAATAAGCTTGCTTATTGATTCTTGTTACATACGTATGCTATATTTAATTGCGTATCAATTGATCCGTAATAATAACATGCTAAATATCAAATTATTATTACATCTAAAGTTGTTACTTGACGAATCAGATTGAGGCTAGTATGATTAATCTGTCAGTTAGACAATAAACTAAATAAAATATTATGCCGAGATAGCTCAGTTGGTAGAGCAAGGGACTGAAAATCCCTGTGTCCACAGTTCAATTCTGTGTCTCGGCATTTTTTATTTGTTCAATCTTGATCTATGTTTCGGATTCTTTAATCAATTGTGTTTTTAAGTCAATTTTTGGGCTTGATGGTAAAAAAGTGGTAATCGTGCAGGGAAGTAGCGGAAATTAGATGGACTTTTGAG is a window encoding:
- a CDS encoding glycosyl transferase family 1: MRILFLHRNFPAQFKHLINYFTQNPDNQVVFITGRKEDSLPGVTKLAYNLSRKVPDNAHRYLRFFEESILHGQASAQAALSLKNQGFIPDIIIGHSWGNTLFIKDVFPDTPVLCYLEWFYRAYGSDVDFEKQGPLPVNLEALLRVKNSHILIDLYSCDHGISPTKWQHSQFPPEYHDKISIIHDGINTDHLKPDPEAKLVIPHLNLDLSEVKEIITYVSRGLEPYRGFHKFMEAVPHILERRPNAHIVIVGEDRVYYGSSLPNNKTYKQEMLEKISFDTSRVHFTGRISYDIYLKVLQASSAHIYLTYPFVLSWSMLEAMSAGCLVIGSNTPPVTEVIKDGENGLLVDFFSPQEIAERIDEVLNHPDQMKEIRIKARETILEQYDLKKLLPKQIELINDLTENSKLSMKNKSYT
- a CDS encoding transposase; the encoded protein is MKKHEIKLSEEQRKLLVKLTNKGKDSARKIKRANILLLADEGKKDKEIMEIVRVSSGTVERIRKRFVLEGLERSLEEKPRSGAPKKIDGRGEALIIATACSNAPEGRSEWTVRLLADRIVELDISKSTVQRTLKKIRSSRG